From a region of the Desmodus rotundus isolate HL8 chromosome 7, HLdesRot8A.1, whole genome shotgun sequence genome:
- the BCL2L10 gene encoding bcl-2-like protein 10, with amino-acid sequence MEDELRRRTAQLLADYLEYCARVPGTAWRRPSTPEAAVLHSWAVLMRQRYRLIWSRYHGYRGNRLQLVANVAQQIVRGRGFPSWSHVVALVTFAGILLERPPAPHAWELKAWESDVGGDCRRLVAFLCDWLTVEHRAWLEAQGGWDGFCRFFTPKLTFPRSTLLVQVLLAWLIATILTYLWITLL; translated from the exons ATGGAGGACGAGCTGAGGCGGCGCACCGCGCAGCTGCTGGCCGACTACCTGGAATACTGCGCGCGGGTGCCCGGCACCGCCTGGCGGCGGCCGTCCACGCCCGAGGCCGCGGTGCTGCACTCCTGGGCCGTACTGATGCGGCAGCGCTACCGCCTCATTTGGTCCCGCTACCACGGATATCGGGGAAACCGCCTCCAGCTGGTAGCGAATGTGGCACAGCAGATAGTCCGAGGTCGCGGATTCCCCAGCTGGAGCCACGTGGTGGCGCTCGTGACTTTTGCGGGGATCCTGCTGGAGAGACCGCCGGCACCCCACGCATGGGAACTGAAGGCGTGGGAGTCAGACGTTGGCGGGGACTGCCGGAGGCTGGTGGCCTTTCTGTGCGATTGGCTCACCGTGGAGCACCGCGCCTGGCTGGAGGCACAAGGCGGCTGG GACGGCTTCTGTCGCTTCTTCACACCCAAACTGACCTTTCCTCGGAGCACACTGCTGGTCCAGGTTCTTCTCGCATGGCTTATAGCAACAATATTAACCTATTTGTGGATAACATTATTGTGA